From Chryseobacterium salivictor, a single genomic window includes:
- a CDS encoding class I SAM-dependent methyltransferase — translation MKVKDLFLTQEQFEIKETAIPGVLKTSPVPQNISDYYDSAEYISHHQDSGSLKETAYKFLQNFNLNYKRNLMIDFVGKYKKVLDYGCGAGEFLKYIEDDFETFGFEPSESASEYAIQKVRKTKIINNIDFIKEESLDAITLWHVFEHIENQDEILKAFYSKLKENGVLIIAVPNVASYDALKYKEFWAAYDVPRHLYHFSKSGMQKLMNNKYWKIKKIKPLLLDSFYISMLSEKYKKSPLYWLKGMIHGLISNIKASKTGEYSSLIYIIEKK, via the coding sequence ATGAAAGTTAAAGACCTTTTTCTAACTCAAGAACAGTTTGAAATTAAAGAAACTGCCATTCCCGGAGTTCTGAAAACATCGCCCGTACCTCAAAATATTTCTGACTATTATGACAGTGCAGAATATATTTCCCACCATCAGGATTCCGGATCTCTCAAAGAAACCGCTTATAAATTTCTACAGAATTTCAATCTAAATTACAAACGTAACCTTATGATTGACTTTGTAGGAAAATATAAAAAAGTTTTGGATTACGGCTGCGGTGCCGGCGAATTCCTCAAATATATTGAAGATGATTTCGAAACATTTGGTTTTGAACCCAGCGAATCCGCCAGTGAATATGCGATTCAAAAGGTACGTAAAACTAAGATTATCAATAATATTGATTTTATTAAAGAAGAATCTTTAGATGCAATTACGCTTTGGCATGTATTCGAACATATTGAAAATCAAGACGAAATACTAAAAGCATTTTACAGCAAATTAAAAGAAAACGGCGTCTTGATTATTGCAGTTCCTAATGTAGCTTCTTATGATGCTTTGAAATATAAAGAATTTTGGGCCGCCTATGATGTACCCAGACATCTTTATCATTTTTCAAAATCGGGCATGCAAAAATTGATGAACAACAAATACTGGAAAATCAAAAAAATAAAACCTCTCCTACTCGACTCCTTCTATATTTCAATGTTAAGTGAAAAATATAAAAAATCTCCACTTTACTGGTTAAAAGGAATGATCCATGGACTGATTTCTAACATAAAAGCATCAAAAACCGGCGAATATTCGAGTTTGATATATATTATCGAAAAAAAATAG
- the mnmG gene encoding tRNA uridine-5-carboxymethylaminomethyl(34) synthesis enzyme MnmG produces the protein MINEIYDVIVVGAGHAGSEAAAAAANLGSKTLLITMNMQTIGQMSCNPAMGGIAKGQIVREIDAMGGYSGIIADKSAIQFKMLNLSKGPAMWSPRTQNDRMLFAEEWRIALEKTPNLDFFQDMVKSLIIENNRVAGVITSLGLEIRGKSVVLTNGTFLNGLIHVGDKQLGGGRMGEPRAFGITEQLVTLGFESGRMKTGTPPRVDGRSLDYSKMEEQKGDENPKNFSYLESPKLTKQISCHIVYTNETVHEILREGFDRSPMFNGTIQSIGPRYCPSIEDKINRFAERERHQLFVEPEGWRTVEIYVNGFSSSLPEDVQIKAMRHIPGFANAKVFRPGYAIEYDYFPPTQLNHTLETKLIENLYFAGQINGTTGYEEAAGQGLIAGINAHNKVHEKEAFTLSRDEAYIGVLIDDLITKGTDEPYRMFTSRAEYRLLLRQDNADIRLTEKSYHLGLAKEERLIKVQDKIAKSNQLESFLRDTSLKPGIINPILESISSAAVDQAYRSAQILTRPNMTLAKLEEIDFIKEATQHYSTEVKEQAEINIKYRGYIEKERDNVAKLSRLETIKIADDFNYDNLKSLSAEAKQKFNKIRPKTIAQAARISGVSPADINILLIYLK, from the coding sequence ATGATAAACGAAATATACGACGTTATTGTAGTAGGCGCTGGCCACGCTGGTTCAGAAGCTGCTGCTGCTGCTGCCAACCTTGGTTCCAAAACCTTGTTGATAACAATGAACATGCAGACCATCGGGCAAATGTCCTGTAATCCTGCAATGGGCGGAATTGCAAAAGGACAGATTGTACGGGAAATAGATGCGATGGGTGGTTATTCTGGGATCATTGCAGATAAATCTGCAATCCAGTTCAAAATGCTCAACCTTTCTAAAGGTCCGGCAATGTGGTCTCCGAGAACACAAAATGACCGGATGTTATTTGCAGAAGAATGGAGAATTGCCCTTGAAAAGACCCCTAATCTGGATTTTTTCCAGGACATGGTAAAAAGCTTAATCATCGAAAACAACAGAGTTGCAGGAGTAATCACTTCTTTAGGACTTGAAATAAGAGGAAAATCTGTTGTCTTAACCAACGGAACATTTCTAAACGGATTAATTCATGTTGGCGATAAGCAATTGGGTGGTGGCAGAATGGGAGAACCTCGCGCCTTCGGCATCACAGAACAGTTGGTTACTCTCGGTTTTGAATCAGGCCGTATGAAAACAGGAACTCCTCCCAGAGTAGACGGAAGATCACTGGATTATTCAAAGATGGAAGAACAAAAAGGAGACGAAAATCCTAAAAACTTCTCTTATCTGGAAAGTCCAAAACTAACCAAACAGATAAGCTGCCATATCGTTTACACCAATGAAACCGTTCATGAAATACTACGCGAAGGATTCGACAGAAGTCCCATGTTCAACGGTACCATTCAAAGTATAGGTCCAAGATACTGTCCCAGTATTGAAGATAAAATCAATCGCTTTGCTGAACGGGAACGCCATCAGTTATTTGTAGAACCGGAAGGATGGAGAACAGTTGAAATTTACGTGAACGGTTTCAGTTCTTCACTCCCCGAAGACGTTCAAATTAAAGCAATGCGGCACATTCCCGGCTTTGCAAATGCAAAAGTATTTCGCCCAGGCTATGCTATTGAATACGATTACTTCCCTCCTACTCAATTAAACCATACTTTAGAAACAAAGCTCATCGAAAATCTTTATTTCGCTGGTCAGATTAATGGAACAACGGGCTACGAAGAAGCAGCTGGACAAGGATTAATTGCAGGAATCAACGCTCATAATAAAGTTCATGAAAAAGAAGCTTTTACTTTAAGCAGAGACGAGGCCTATATCGGTGTCTTAATCGACGATCTCATCACAAAAGGTACTGATGAACCCTACCGCATGTTCACTTCAAGAGCAGAATACAGACTGCTGCTACGACAAGATAATGCTGATATCCGACTCACCGAAAAATCTTATCATTTAGGTTTAGCAAAAGAAGAAAGACTTATAAAAGTACAAGACAAAATTGCAAAAAGCAATCAGTTAGAGAGCTTTTTAAGAGATACTTCTTTAAAACCTGGAATCATTAATCCAATCCTTGAAAGTATTTCTTCCGCAGCAGTTGATCAGGCTTACCGTTCAGCTCAGATTTTAACGAGACCGAATATGACTTTAGCAAAATTAGAAGAAATTGATTTTATTAAAGAAGCGACTCAGCATTACTCTACCGAAGTAAAGGAACAGGCTGAAATCAACATTAAATATAGAGGATATATTGAGAAAGAAAGAGATAACGTTGCAAAATTATCGCGCCTGGAAACTATCAAAATTGCAGATGATTTCAATTATGATAATCTAAAATCACTCTCTGCAGAAGCGAAACAAAAGTTCAATAAAATAAGGCCAAAAACGATTGCACAGGCAGCAAGAATTAGCGGTGTTTCCCCTGCTGATATTAATATTTTATTAATCTATTTAAAGTAA